The following coding sequences are from one Lolium rigidum isolate FL_2022 chromosome 6, APGP_CSIRO_Lrig_0.1, whole genome shotgun sequence window:
- the LOC124660039 gene encoding N-terminal kinase-like protein, with protein MFKFLKDVVAGSGSGLKDFPYTIGEPHASAWGSWAHHRGASKDDGSPVSIFSLSGNNPQDRHLVAGRNGVKRLRTVRHPNILSFLHSTEAEVPDGPAVKHTIYIVTEPVTPLAERIKELNLGGTQRDEYFAWGLHQISKAVSFLNNDCKLVHGNVCLASVVVTQTLDWKLHAFDVLSEFDANNEAAGSPMLQFEWLVGNQYKPMELTKSDWASIRKSPPWAIDSWGLGCLIYELFSGGKLTRTEDLRNIASIPKSLLPDYQKLLSSTPSRRMNPSKLIDNSEFFQNKLVETIQFMEVLNLKDSVEKDSFFRKLPNIAEQLPREIVLKKLLPVLQSALEFGSAAAPALTVLLKMGSWLPADQFSAKVLPTIVKLFASNDRAIRVSLLQHIEQFGESLAAQTVDEQVFPHVATGFSDTSSFLRELTLKSMLVLAPKLSQRTISGSLLKYLSKLQVDEEPAIRTNTTILLGNISNYMNDGTRKRVLINAFTVRALRDTFPPARAAGIMALSVTSSYYEMTEIATRILPNIVVLTFDPDSDVRTKAFQATDQFLQIAKQHHEKLNTGDNRAAESTGVQLKPGNTGLLGWAMSSITQKGRPSDHGPVSTANASNSQVSASPSGTSDTHSAPIAYAPSTSNSLDQTAPALSSSSVDGWGELENDNQGENGSDNEGWDDVDPFEEKSAPSLLSNIQAAQKRPVVQPKQPVPSSSRSNPPMAPKAEDDALWGPMAAPAPKGASKSADTKPSVPHNDPDDLWGSIAAPPPKSSGRPSKPAASNSDDLWGAIAAPPPATKARPLASSGRGRGTKPAPKLGAQRIGRTSSTGM; from the exons ATGTTCAAGTTCCTCAAGGATGTGGTCGCGGGATCCGGATCGGGCCTCAAGGACTTCCCCTACACCATTGGCGAgccccacgcctccgcctggggcTCCTGGGCGCACCACCGCGGCGCCTCCAAG GATGATGGATCGCCTGTTTCTATTTTCTCGCTGTCAGGGAACAACCCTCAAGACAGGCACTTGGTCGCTGGCCGAAATGGTGTCAAGAGATTACGGACA GTGCGCCATCCAAATATATTATCCTTTCTTCACAGTACTGAAGCAGAAGTTCCCGATGGACCTGCTGTAAAACACACAATATATATAGTTACAGAGCCTGTTACACCACTCGCGGAAAGAATCAAGGAACTGAACCTGGGAGGTACACAGAG AGATGAGTATTTTGCTTGGGGTCTTCATCAGATATCAAAAGCTGTGAGCTTTCTCAACAATGATTGCAAGCTC GTTCATGGGAACGTATGCTTGGCTAGTGTAGTTGTTACTCAAACTCTTGACTGGAAGCTTCATGCTTTTGATGTTCTCTCAGAATTTGATGCCAATAACGAAGCTGCTGGTAGCCCCATGCTG CAATTTGAATGGTTAGTTGGAAATCAGTACAAGCCAATGGAGCTGACAAAGTCAGATTGGGCTTCAATTAGAAAATCACCTCCATGGGCGATTGATTCCTGGGGATTGG GGTGCTTAATTTATGAGCTCTTTTCTGGTGGAAAGTTGACCAGGACAGAGGACCTTCGCAACATCGCTTCAATCCCAAAG TCTCTGCTTCCAGATTACCAGAAGCTCTTGAGTTCTACACCTTCTCGTAGAATGAATCCTTCAAAACTTATTGACAACAGTG AGTTTTTCCAGAACAAGTTGGTAGAGACCATCCAGTTCATGGAAGTTCTCAATTTAAAAGACAGtgttgagaaagatagctttttcCGGAAACTCCCAAATATAGCAGAACAGCTTCCCCGTGAGATAGTTCTGAAGAAG TTGCTCCCTGTGTTGCAATCTGCTCTTGAATTTGGTTCAGCTGCTGCTCCAGCCTTGACTGTGCTGCTAAAGATGGGTTCCTGGCTTCCAGCTGACCAATTTAGTGCCAAG GTTTTGCCGACTATTGTGAAGCTTTTTGCTTCTAATGACCGAGCTATCCGAGTTAGTCTTTTGCAGCACATAGAACAGTTTGGAGAGTCATTGGCAGCACAAACAGTTGATGAACAA GTTTTTCCTCATGTTGCCACAGGGTTCTCTGATACTTCTTCTTTCCTCCGTGAATTGACATTGAAGTCGATGCTTGTATTGGCACCAAAA TTATCTCAGCGTACAATCTCAGGATCTCTCTTGAAGTATCTCTCTAAGCTCCAG GTGGATGAAGAACCTGCAATCCGGACAAACACTACCATTCTTCTTGGGAATATATCAAATTATATGAATGATGGG ACTAGGAAGCGAGTATTGATCAATGCATTCACAGTTCGTGCCTTACGAGATACCTTCCCTCCTGCTCGAGCAGCTG GAATCATGGCGCTGAGTGTCACTAGTTCATACTACGAAATGACAGAGATTGCAACTCGTATACTGCCTAACATTGTTGTACTTACATTTGACCCAGACAG TGACGTGAGGACTAAGGCTTTCCAGGCTACTGACCAATTCTTGCAAATAGCAAAACAGCATCATGAAAAG CTTAATACGGGAGACAACAGGGCAGCCGAGTCTACTGGTGTTCAGTTGAAGCCTGGAAATACTGGTTTACTTGG GTGGGCCATGAGTTCTATTACTCAGAAGGGAAGACCTTCTGACCATGGTCCAGTATCTACTGCAAATGCTAGTAACTCTCAAGTTTCAGCATCCCCCAGTGGTACATCAG ATACTCACTCTGCCCCAATAGCATATGCACCATCCACATCCAACTCTCTCGATCAAACTGCACCAGCACTATCAAGCTCCTCCGTAGATGGATGGGGTGAGCTCGAGAATGATAACCAGGGAGAGAATGGTAGCGACAACGAAGGATGGGATGATGTAGATCCATTTGAGGAGAAGTCAGCACCATCTCTTCTGTCCAACATACAGGCTGCTCAGAAACGTCCGGTGGTGCAACCGAAGCAACCAG TTCCAAGTTCATCAAGATCAAATCCACCAATGGCACCAAAAGCAGAAGATGATGCTCTATGGGGTCCTATGGCTGCTCCAGCACCCAAAGGTGCATCAAAGTCTGCAGACACAAAACCCTCAGTACCACACAATGACCCTGATGACCTCTGGGGTTCAATAGCTGCACCTCCGCCAAAATCATCTGGGAGACCTTCAAAGCCGGCAGCATCGAACAGTGATGACCTATGGGGTGCCATCGCGGCACCCCCACCGGCGACCAAAGCTAGGCCTCTAGCATCATCAGGTAGGGGCCGAGGAACGAAGCCAGCACCAAAACTTGGTGCTCAAAGAATAGGAAGGACTTCCTCAACTGGGATGTAG
- the LOC124665217 gene encoding trans-cinnamate 4-monooxygenase-like — MDFVFVEKLLVGLLASVVVAIAVSKIRGRKLRLPPGPIPVPIFGNWLQVGDDLNHRNLAAMARKFGEVFLLRMGIRNLVVVSSPELAKEVLHTQGVEFGSRTRNVVFDIFTGKGQDMVFTVYGDHWRKMRRIMTVPFFTNKVVQQYRAGWEAEAAFVVDNVRADPRAATDGVVLRRHLQLMMYNNMYRIMFDRRFESMDDPLFLRLRALNGERSRLAQSFEYNYGDFIPVLRPFLRGYLRLCEQVKETRLKLFKDYFLDERKKLASTKPMDNNGLKCAIDHILEAQQKGEINEDNVLYIIENINVAAIETTLWSIEWGIAELVNHPEIQQKLRDEMDAVLGAGHQITEPDTHKLPYLQAVIKETLRLRMAIPLLVPHMNLHDAKLAGYNIPAESKILVNAWFLANNPEQWKRPDEFRPERFLEEEKHVEASGNDFRFLPFGVGRRSCPGIILALPILGITIGRLVQNFELTTPPGVDKLDTTEKGGQFSLHILKHSTIVAKPRVF, encoded by the exons ATGGATTTCgtcttcgtggagaagctcctgGTCGGCCTCCTGGCGTCCGTGGTGGTGGCGATCGCCGTGTCCAAGATCCGCGGCCGCAAACTGAGGCTGCCGCCGGGGCCCATCCCGGTGCCCATCTTCGGCAACTGGCTGCAGGTCGGGGACGACCTCAACCACCGCAACCTGGCGGCGATGGCCCGCAAGTTCGGCGAGGTGTTCCTCCTCCGCATGGGCATCCGGAACCTGGTGGTGGTGTCGTCCCCGGAGCTGGCCAAGGAGGTGCTCCACACGCAGGGCGTGGAGTTCGGGTCCCGCACACGCAACGTCGTCTTCGACATCTTCACGGGCAAGGGGCAGGACATGGTGTTCACCGTGTACGGCGACCACTGGCGCAAGATGCGGCGGATCATGACGGTGCCCTTCTTCACAAACAAGGTGGTGCAGCAGTACCGGGCCGggtgggaggcggaggcggccttCGTGGTGGACAACGTGCGCGCCGACCCCAGGGCCGCCACCGACGGCGTGGTGCTCCGCCGCCACCTGCAGCTGATGATGTACAACAACATGTACCGCATCATGTTCGACCGGCGGTTCGAGAGCATGGACGACCCGCTCTTCCTCCGGCTCAGGGCGCTCAACGGCGAGCGCAGCCGCCTCGCGCAGAGCTTCGAGTACAACTACGGCGACTTCATCCCCGTCCTCCGCCCCTTCCTCCGGGGATACCTCAGGCTGTGCGAGCAGGTCAAGGAGACCCGCCTCAAGCTCTTCAAGGATTACTTCCTGGACGAGAGGAA GAAGCTGGCGAGCACGAAGCCCATGGACAACAACGGCCTCAAGTGCGCCATTGATCACATCCTGGAGGCGCAGCAGAAGGGGGAGATCAACGAGGACAACGTCCTATACATCATTGAGAACATCAACGTCGCCG CGATCGAGACGACGCTGTGGTCGATCGAGTGGGGGATCGCGGAGCTGGTGAACCACCCGGAGATCCAGCAGAAGCTGCGCGACGAGATGGACGCGGTGCTGGGCGCCGGCCACCAGATCACAGAACCCGACACGCACAAGCTCCCCTACCTGCAAGCCGTGATCAAGGAGACGCTCCGGCTGCGCATGGCCATCCCGCTGCTGGTGCCGCACATGAACCTCCAcgacgccaagctcgccggctacAACATCCCCGCCGAGAGCAAGATCCTCGTCAACGCCTGGTTCCTCGCCAACAACCCGGAGCAGTGGAAGAGGCCCGACGAGTTCCGCCCCGAGCGCTTCCTGGAGGAGGAGAAGCACGTCGAGGCCAGCGGCAACGACTTCAGGTTCCTGCCCTTCGGCGTCGGCCGGAGGAGCTGCCCGGGGATCATCCTCGCGCTGCCCATCCTCGGCATCACCATCGGCCGCCTCGTGCAGAACTTCGAGCTCACCACGCCGCCCGGGGTCGACAAGCTCGACACCACCGAGAAGGGTGGCCAGTTCAGCCTCCACATCTTGAAGCACTCCACCATCGTGGCCAAGCCAAGAGTGTTCTGA